In Theileria parva strain Muguga chromosome 4 map unlocalized ctg_529, whole genome shotgun sequence, one DNA window encodes the following:
- a CDS encoding Ribosome-binding factor A family protein has protein sequence MIYILYIIICGLVLGFRNINSGTFTHLNKNINFKYGNLNCPYRSTKLFSKRFEIYRLRRQKEIYDSFESIFTRQRGLRIGNNISPELIHGISVMEVKLNSDCTHADIYILVSGDSFQQRQCYSWLNRNSKRLRYLMGQMLKYRKNVPTINFHPYNFDIHDDEDDEDIEIEEKTYDENFGGNYEENLDEENIENDEEDQEKTLKLIEII, from the exons atgatttatattttgtatataataatttgtggATTGGTACTTGGATTCCgtaatataaatagtggaacatttacacatttgaataagaatataaatttCAAGTATGGAAATCTAAATTGCCCTTATAGAAGCACTAAACTATTTTCAAAGAGGTTTGAAATATATCGATTGAGAAGACAAAAGGAGATTTATGATTCCTTCGAATCGATTTTTACCAGAC agaGGGGACTTCGTATTGGGAACAACATTAGTCCAGAGTTAATTCATGGGATTAGTGTCATGGAAGTTAAACTTAACAGTGACTGTACTCACGCTGATATTTATATTCTCGTTTCCGGTGACTCTTTTCAACAACGTCAA tgttattcATGGTTGAATCGTAATTCTAAACGTTTGAGATACTTGATGGGtcaaatgttaaaatatcGCAAGAACGTTCCTACTATCAACTTTCATCCTTACAATTTTGATATAC acgatgatgaagatgacGAAGATATAGAAATTGAAGAAAAAACCTATGACGAGAATTTTGGGGGAAATTACGAAGAAAATCTTGACGAggaaaatattgaaaacGACGAAGAGGATCAAGAAAAAACacttaaattaattgaaatTATCTAA
- the rbgA gene encoding 50S ribosome-binding GTPase family protein, translated as MRLLCLNVFYLFLSLSHKLHCLNFKSSPKTNYTFINTNHTHINSSAKGAENEQIVLWDLMSNDDLKDIKSEKKIKIPYFVEYPTDKVVEEPDVTKEDLAKSILSELGFFSSNDSTPNTSVNTTPVTSSNTTVDIVDNSVENISSVHFESNLENSFDSNENERDNDNSFDSDNTFGTETTDNILGNASETTDSKEYLVKTTIIDRFDNMKNEQESSILSEQTSPVVGKQRVRWFPNYISRSLSQLHYYLKMSDIILDVRDGRIPYIPPDDYFFNLFESEFPTKPRITVFTHSDKLPKLGMAQWLNYYRTIDRSVHSSYNSNIKNASEKRVLNRSMFVDAINGLKEIIYLRKHIFRMCRRVNERRLRKGLNPREIRVILMGMPNVGKSSLVNRLLGRKVTKSYNVPGLTKNINIYKSTTKSNTIKNKRLLLIDTPGIVHTNLIGEMKDNLMLIYSGLNIISECAYEDDEAAIAILKQILKTMSMNRKYVEYNINKHMLLKSLFDNFNPNVSDRAMEFNISASLDKMTKWFFGDNLSSCCSKLLNDFRRGRLGKIMLQTPPLSLDVAAYNRHTNARESVDNSVGNRDMVLQYKRGLYEGW; from the exons ATGAGATTACTGTGTTTAAATGTATTctacttatttttatcacttTCCCATAAACTTCACTGCCtgaattttaaatcttcTCCCAAAActaattacacatttatcaATACTAACCACACACATATAAATTCTAGTGCGAAAGGAGCAGAAAATGAACAGATTGTTTTATGGGATTTAATGAGCAATGACGACTTAAAGGATATTAAGAGTGAaaagaagataaaaattcCATATTTTGTTGAATATCCAACTGATAAGGTAGTTGAAGAGCCAGATGTCACCAAAGAAGATTTAGCCAAATCAATACTCTCAGAACTAGGATTCTTCAGTTCTAACGACTCTACTCCTAACACTAGTGTTAATACAACTCCTGTCACTAGTAGTAACACTACTGTGGACATAGTGGATAACTCTGTAGAAAATATATCCAGCGTACACTTTGAAAGTAATTTGGAAAATTCTTTTGACAGTAATG AAAATGAACGAGATAACGATAACTCATTCGATAGTGATAACACATTTGGTACTGAAACTACCGACAATATATTGGGGAACGCATCTGAAACTACTGATAGTAAGGAATATCTGGTGAAAACAACAATAATTGATAGATTTGATAATATGAAGAATGAACAAGAGAGTTCAATACTATCTGAGCAGACAAGTCCAGTAGTAGGTAAGCAAAGAGTGAGGTGGTttccaaattatataagtCGAAGTTTATCACAACTGCACTATTACTTGAAAATGTCTGATATAATTCTGGATGTTAGAGACGGTAGAATCCCGTACATACCACCAGATGACTATTTCTTCAACTTGTTTGAAAGTGAATTCCCAACAAAGCCGAGGATTACAGTTTTTACGCATTCTGATAAATTGCCGAAACTCGGAATGGCACAGTGGCTTAACTACTATCGGACTATTGACCGATCTGTGCACAGCAGTTATAATAGCAATATCAAGAATGCTAGCGAGAAAAGAGTGTTGAATAGATCAATGTTTGTCGACGCAATTAATGGATTAAAAGAGATTATTTATCTCCGAAAACATATTTTCAGGATGTGTAGAAGAGTGAATGAACGTAGACTAAGAAAAGGGTTAAATCCTAGAGAAATTAGAGTTATCCTAATGGGTATGCCAAATGTAGGGAAATCATCACTGGTTAACAGATTACTTGGTAGAAAAGTTACTAAATCATACAACGTCCCTGGTCTCACcaagaatattaatatcTACAAATCCACCACGAAGTCTAACACTATTAAGAATAAGAGATTGTTGTTAATTGACACACCGGGGATAGTGCATACAAATTTGATAGGGGAAATGAAGGACAAtctaatgttaatttacaGCGGCTTGAATATAATAAGTGAGTGTGCATATGAAGATGATGAAGCGGCCATTGCGATACTTAAACAAATACTAAAAACCATGTCAATGAATAGAAAGTACGTTGAatataacattaataaGCATATGCTGCTGAAGTCATTGTTTGACAATTTTAACCCCAACGTATCAGACAGGGCCATGgaatttaatattagtgCTTCCTTGGATAAAATGACAAAATGGTTTTTTGGCGATAATCTTTCCAGTTGTTgcagtaaattattaaatgaCTTCAGAAGAGGCAGACTTGGGAAGATCATGCTACAAACTCCTCCACTCAGTTTAGATGTTGCTGCCTATAACAGACATACAAATGCTAGAGAATCAGTGGATAACTCAGTTGGAAATAGAGATATGGTACTACAATACAAAAGAGGTTTATATGAAGGGTGGTAG
- a CDS encoding putative integral membrane protein: MFLSLKKLSHESPKIQAPKDAGVVFSNHVLPIRFTLNFKPWFFLCLVGFTGSLCGNFFYKKFLLRPNPPNPKRDPNERPPERHPHAPEEE; encoded by the exons ATGTTTTTGTCATTAAAAAAGTTATCGCATGAATCGCCAAAAATCCAGGCT CCGAAGGATGCTGGAGTAGTTTTCTCAAACCATGTTCTTCCAATTCGATTCACGCTTAATTTCAAGCCTTGGTTCTTCCTCTGCCTAGTTGGATTCACTGGTAGTCTTTGCGGTAATTTTTTCTACAAAAAGTTCCTCCTAAGACCAAATCCACCAAAT cCGAAAAGGGATCCGAACGAGAGACCACCAGAGCGACATCCACATGCTCCAGAAGAAGAATAA
- the natA gene encoding N-terminal acetyltransferase complex ARD1 subunit-like protein, which translates to MIYSRRANIYDLVSLSDCNLVNVIENYQMKYYFYHLLSWPHLTNITTNNRGRVCGYSMSKLEEDKNKSGHVTAVGVLRSFRNLGIATKVIKQTHNAMNKVYDCDCTYLYVRVTNWAAYSLYKYLGYFVDEVSKEYFHDKEDAYSMKLIFKNNL; encoded by the exons ATGATATACTCTAGAAGAGCGAATATTTATGATTTAGTGAGCCTAAGTGATTgtaatttggtaaatgtAATCGAGAACTATCAAATGAAGTATTACTTTTATCATCTTCTCTCATGGCCTCATCTCACTAATATCACTACCAACAACAGAGGACGCGTTTGTGGATATTCCATGTCAAAATT GGAAGAGGATAAGAATAAGTCTGGACATGTTACAGCAGTGGGAGTATTAAGATCATTTAGGAATTTAGGCATCGCCACTAAAGTCATTAAACAAACTC ATAATGCGATGAATAAGGTGTATGATTGTGATTGTACGTATTTGTATGTTCGAGTTACAAACTGGGCTGCTTATTCGCTGTACAAATATTTAGGATACTT CGTTGATGAGGTATCGAAGGAATATTTTCACGATAAGGAAGACGCATATTCAAtgaagttaatttttaaaaacaatctctaa
- the rps20 gene encoding ribosomal protein S10, translating to MDKDSKVPGEYDEDNRIHKIRLTLVSRDLKSIEKACRDIITGAKEKNLRVIGPVRMPVRKLKLTTRKSPCGEGTNTWDRFEMRIYKRLIDLHSSSAVVRKITSIPLDPGVEVEVSI from the exons ATGGATAAGGACTCTAAAGTTCCAGGCGAATATGATGAAGATAATCGCATCCATAAAATCCGACTTACCTTAGTGTCTAGAGATCTGAAATCAATTGAAAAAG CTTGTCGTGATATAATTACTGGTGCTAAGGAGAAGAATTTAAGAGTTATTGGACCAGTTAGGATGCCCGTCAGAAAACTCAAACTAACGACCAGAAAATCACCTTGCGGAGAag GAACTAATACATGGGATCGTTTTGAGATGAGGATTTACAAGCGTCTGATTGATCTTCATTCTTCCAGTGCTGTTGTTAGGAAAATTACTTCAATTCCACTCGATCCCGGTGTTGAAGTCGAAGTCTCCATCTAA
- a CDS encoding Inner membrane complex family protein — protein MNCCNSDNVANEGQLDFKEGNVRLINTVADRSRAHEVSSRVDRQWVAVTTYQPVDTITKTIEIPVIKTVERVVAKPVIKERVIHVPREVTQIVEKVVEVPDVKYVDKIVEVPQIQYRNKLVPKVELVEKVVERPQIIEQWVERRVEVPQVKEVVRYKEIEGTEEVIKYYPKGHGKDIDWDKECEKHNINAPKSARPNYTPDETPNACC, from the exons atGAATTGCTGTAACTCTGATAACGTTGCTAACGAAGGACAATTAGATTTCAAAGAAGGTAATGTCAGACTCATTAATACCGTCGCTGATCGTTCTAGAGCTCATGAAGTCTCTTCAAGAGTGGATAGGCAATGG gTCGCCGTAACAACATATCAGCCTGTTGATACCATTACCAAGACAATTGAAATCCCAGTAATTAAAACCGTAGAGCGTGTTGTGGCTAAGCCTGTGATTAAGGAACGTGTTATTCATGTACCTCGTGAAGTAACTCAGATTGTAGAAAAAGTTGTTGAAGTTCCagatgtaaaatatgttgaCAAGATTGTCGAAGTGCCACAAATTCAATATAGAAACAAATTAGTTCCCAAGGTGGAGTTGGTTGAGAAAGTCGTTGAAAGACCACAAATCATTGAACAGTGGGTTGAGAGGAGAGTTGAAGTGCCACAAGTTAAGGAAGTGGTACGTTACAAGGAAATTGAAGGTACTGAGGAGGTTATCAAATATTACCCCAAAGGCCATGGTAAGGATATCGATTGGGATAAAGAGTGCGAAAAACACAATATTAACGCTCCAAAATCCGCACGTCCAAACTATACTCCTGATGAAACTCCTAACGCATGCTGTTAA
- a CDS encoding Tash protein PEST motif family protein — MSHICKIKIIFTLSAIILTDWCICVDHVLEITDYFSFDVQISDSVDDKGQYILYLPWGDTNVTKVNFDGVQIWHNKGGSMRLRFVRYYYAGPDPRIEITHGPEGKETALLYRNMGGIWKCVNQDGGSATASNVGAPEAMDIDQLDFSGLSIDDDNDNENDNDRDTDTDTDKDKDKDKDKDTVDDSGKEEPIYEEMRSISTVPKTPDQQTPPKDSTDDQKSKDSKESTEDLPQEQDLPDSDEDEDEDSEEPIYESMDSFRPQMQSEASTQASVTQPEITEEEMIQHMVTTDDEDNADREEQLTLLSDDNVFSDTYITQSARPEPPKYDPKTRGLTTSSNTSTSSSPAKSRSSSVRSSLGKYFAQPLKRLRSHLTSQSSGTDTDPNYPGDESSKSKLPSDSDSDVDVVVDVETIEEEPPDKKAEKHTRKKLKTRHVRDGDGSSKPSPRPYSSLKIFKKSVKKKDKKKKDKKRKKEEIEPEVIRVELGSDEEDCGDDEQPSTEGPKKDELNKNCKIS, encoded by the coding sequence ATGAGccatatttgtaaaattaagataatatttacactatcTGCCATAATATTGACAGATTGGTGTATATGTGTTGACCACGTACTTGAAATTACTGACTATTTCAGCTTTGATGTACAAATTAGTGATTCTGTCGATGATAAGGGTCAGTATATACTCTACCTACCATGGGGTGATACGAACGTTactaaagttaattttgaCGGTGTACAGATTTGGCACAATAAGGGTGGCTCAATGCGACTTCGGTTTGTACGATATTACTACGCTGGACCCGACCCAAGAATAGAGATAACCCATGGACCAGAGGGAAAAGAAACTGCTTTACTATATCGTAATATGGGCGGTATTtggaaatgtgtaaatcaAGATGGTGGCTCTGCCACTGCATCAAATGTAGGTGCACCAGAAGCTATGGATATTGATCAGTTAGATTTTAGTGGATTATCTATCGATGATGACAATGACAACGAGAATGACAATGACAGAGATACAGATACAGATACAGATAAAGACAAAGATAAAGACAAAGATAAAGACACTGTTGATGATTCAGGTAAGGAAGAACCAATTTATGAAGAAATGCGCAGTATATCAACTGTGCCCAAAACACCAGATCAACAAACTCCACCAAAGGATTCAACAGATGATCAGAAATCAAAAGATTCAAAGGAATCAACAGAAGATTTACCACAAGAACAAGATCTACCTGATAGTGATGAGGACGAGGATGAAGATTCTGAAGAGCCTATTTATGAGTCAATGGACAGTTTTAGACCTCAAATGCAGAGTGAAGCCTCAACTCAGGCTTCTGTAACTCAGCCTGAAATCACTGAGGAAGAAATGATTCAGCACATGGTAACAACAGATGATGAGGATAATGCAGATCGCGAAGAACAACTTACATTATTAAGTGACGACAATGTTTTCTCGGATACCTATATTACGCAATCTGCAAGACCTGAACCTCCTAAATATGACCCTAAAACTAGAGGTTTAACAACAAGTTCAAATACTTCAACTTCGAGTAGTCCCGCTAAATCTCGATCAAGTTCCGTTCGAAGCAGCCTTGGAAAATACTTTGCTCAACCTCTAAAAAGACTTAGAAGTCATTTAACATCACAAAGCTCAGGAACTGATACAGACCCCAATTATCCTGGTGATGAAAGTAGTAAAAGTAAATTACCCAGTGATTCTGATTCTGATGTTGATGTTGTTGTTGATGTTGAAACTATTGAGGAGGAACCACCTGATAAAAAAGCTGAGAAGCATACGAGGAAAAAACTTAAGACTCGTCATGTAAGAGATGGCGACGGTTCGTCAAAACCAAGTCCAAGACCGTATAGTTCACTGAAAATATTCAAGAAATCTGTAAAgaaaaaagataaaaagaaaaaagaCAAAAAGAGAAAGAAAGAGGAGATTGAACCGGAGGTTATTAGGGTGGAATTAGGATCAGATGAGGAGGATTGTGGTGATGACGAGCAACCCTCGACTGAAGGTCCTAAGAAAGACGAGTTGAACAAGAACTGTAAGATATCTTAA
- a CDS encoding Temperature dependent protein affecting M2 dsRNA replication family protein produces the protein MRVRNLQTYLREQKCVRMGNLTVCRGMRLGIDAVYFFKSLKSLNDPLSDAYASLSPSFIPCLEEQLNLMLALDLQPLFVFQGMQPKSHMLLSAQMIGFTMHDGWAAYVKGEESLALSKFSQHIYKEYSEDILQLLMSYLKGKGYEIIRAPYLASSQLVYFMQEGLIDAVVGPPSTLLFGVPRVIMGLDLIKGTFEWVELDELLSTWSIDKEQFIDCCLLAGTEHCLSYPLLTQPFSFSNAIEYIKQAPLIKYLYQLPTRDRINEYIDGYCIAKSLITHPLVMTLSGEVTNLSKSETLPSDYHKIVGCKLPKPLYYLLSEGLISVQLPFALALGEWMDEPNQNADSLEFRDLLSDLREYQCRALGLLVMKLDDQFRTKQIRYPRYVSLMKTHPMKQSAKLLIPNTCQIKNWNITKESLDVEMKRQNVHQVTIEFCLNWHNFQGVHLLSSHTNSLNTHNSNSSTNSHSMNAVNNVNGVMGEDIRVLSVLLYFMLLENLGYFTNELGSTAFGRVLSSSGLGMTGLLILELMKFGLFTGDTFESPPDVPYAPELQHSKSDDKRTQHMVNLIGRLGTLSNVTLDTRIWMGKIDFDIASFNMVVKFLKRSINYLTESSLSYLLLSDINRFSHLRNNVFDPLNPQLPLFYTKPSFLGVVLKTLLQDNNISLEGLSKVFPNCVNLKDDLTQFAQFWAKIYTMLHNLSYLIQLGEVLECFDGATGLLRNRLEKLGIDASSLKL, from the coding sequence ATGAGAGTTCGTAATTTACAGACATATTTACGTGAGCAAAAATGTGTCCGAATGGGCAACTTAACAGTATGTAGAGGAATGCGATTAGGAATAGATGcagtatatttttttaaatcattgAAATCGTTAAATGATCCGTTGAGCGACGCGTACGCATCACTATCACCGTCGTTCATCCCGTGTTTGGAAGAACAGTTGAACCTGATGCTAGCATTGGATTTGCAGCCTCTGTTTGTGTTTCAAGGAATGCAGCCGAAATCACACATGTTACTGTCGGCACAAATGATAGGATTTACAATGCATGACGGCTGGGCAGCGTACGTAAAAGGAGAGGAATCATTAGCATTGAGTAAATTTTCACAACATATATATAAGGAATATTCGGAGGATATATTGCAGTTATTAATGTCATATTTAAAAGGGAAAGGATATGAAATAATCAGAGCGCCATATTTGGCAAGTAGTCAGTTGGTATATTTTATGCAGGAAGGATTAATAGACGCAGTGGTAGGTCCGCCATCAACATTGTTGTTTGGCGTGCCAAGAGTGATCATGGGATTGGATTTGATAAAAGGAACATTTGAATGGGTGGAATTGGATGAATTGTTATCAACATGGTCAATAGATAAAGAGCAATTCATAGATTGTTGTTTATTAGCAGGAACGGAGCATTGTTTAAGTTACCCACTGTTGACGCAGCCATTTTCGTTTTCTAACGCTatagaatatataaaacaaGCTCCCCTGATTAAGTATTTATATCAACTGCCAACGCGTGACAGAATAAATGAATATATTGATGGATACTGTATAGCTAAGTCGTTAATAACACACCCATTGGTGATGACATTGAGTGGTGAGGTGACGAATTTATCTAAATCTGAGACACTTCCGTCCGACTACCATAAAATTGTCGGCTGCAAATTGCCAAAACCgctatattatttattaagtGAAGGGTTAATATCAGTACAACTACCATTTGCATTAGCACTGGGAGAATGGATGGATGAGCCAAATCAAAATGCCGATTCTCTTGAATTTAGAGATTTATTGTCAGATTTACGAGAATACCAATGTAGAGCATTAGGCTTGTTAGTGATGAAATTGGATGATCAGTTTAGAACAAAACAAATAAGGTACCCAAGATACGTGTCATTAATGAAAACGCACCCAATGAAACAGTCAGCTAAGTTATTGATACCAAATACGTGtcaaataaaaaattggaaTATCACTAAGGAATCGTTAGATGTAGAAATGAAGAGACAAAACGTACATCAAGTGACCATCGAGTTCTGTCTCAACTGGCATAACTTCCAAGGTGTACACCTACTGTCAAGTCATACCAACAGTCTCAACACGCATAACTCCAACTCCAGCACTAATAGTCATAGCATGAACGCTGTGAATAACGTTAATGGAGTTATGGGAGAAGATATAAGAGTATTGAGTGTGttattgtattttatgTTATTGGAGAATTTGGGATATTTTACTAATGAATTGGGGTCAACGGCATTTGGCCGAGTATTATCAAGTTCAGGATTAGGAATGACAGGGTTGTTGATATTAGAGTTGATGAAATTTGGATTATTTACAGGAGATACATTTGAATCACCGCCAGATGTACCGTATGCGCCGGAATTGCAACATAGTAAGTCAGACGATAAGAGAACACAGCACatggtaaatttaattgGCAGATTGGGAACACTGTCAAATGTGACGTTGGATACGAGAATTTGGATGGGGAAAATTGATTTCGATATTGCCTCCTTTAACATGGTGGttaaatttctaaaaaggtcaattaactatttaacGGAGTCAAGTTTGTCATACCTGCTGCTGAGTGACATAAACAGGTTTTCACACCTGAGAAATAACGTTTTTGATCCTCTTAACCCACAATTgccattattttacactaaacCGTCATTTCTGGGAGTTGTTTTGAAGACATTGTTACAAGATAATAATATCAGTTTGGAAGGACTGAGCAAAGTGTTTCCAAACtgtgttaatttaaaagatGACTTGACACAATTTGCACAATTCTGGGCCAAGATATACACAATGTTACATAATCTATCATATTTAATACAGTTGGGAGAAGTATTAGAATGTTTTGATGGAGCAACAGGATTATTGAGAAATAGATTAGAAAAATTAGGAATTGACGCTAGTAGTCTAAAACTTTAA